In the Mycolicibacterium thermoresistibile genome, one interval contains:
- a CDS encoding cytochrome P450 — translation MTTDFDSIDYFTDPSLVPDPHPYFDHMRSKCPIAREPHHGVIAVTGWEEANDVYRDSENLSSCIAVMGPFTPLPFQPEGDDITEQIARHRTQIPMYEHMVTMDPPEHTNARSILARLLTPKRLKENEDFMWRLADRHIDEFIADGKCEFLAAYAKPFSLLVVADLLGVPEEDHDAFREAFGAERPGTRIGSLDHETIATNPLEWADDKFTQYIEDRRREPRDDVLTAIATAKYPDGSTPEVIDVVRTATFLFAAGQETTAKLLGAALQILGDRPDIQQTLREDRSRIPVFIEECLRMESPVKTVFRMVRKSTTVGDLDAPAGTTVMVAPGAANRDPRRFENPHEFDIDRKNVREHLAFSRGIHSCPGAPLARVEGRVSIERLLDRLADIEIDADKHGGPGERNYTYEPTFILRGLTELNITFKPIG, via the coding sequence TCCAAATGCCCGATCGCCCGGGAGCCGCATCACGGCGTCATCGCGGTGACCGGCTGGGAGGAAGCCAACGACGTGTACCGCGATTCGGAGAACCTCTCCTCGTGCATCGCGGTGATGGGGCCGTTCACGCCGCTGCCGTTCCAGCCCGAGGGTGACGACATCACCGAGCAGATCGCCCGGCACCGGACCCAGATCCCCATGTACGAGCACATGGTGACGATGGATCCGCCGGAGCACACCAACGCCCGGTCGATCCTGGCCCGCCTGCTGACCCCCAAGCGGCTCAAGGAGAACGAGGACTTCATGTGGCGTCTGGCCGACCGCCACATCGACGAGTTCATCGCCGACGGCAAGTGCGAGTTCCTGGCCGCCTATGCCAAGCCGTTCTCATTGCTGGTGGTAGCCGACCTGCTCGGCGTGCCGGAGGAGGACCACGACGCGTTCCGGGAGGCGTTCGGTGCGGAGCGGCCGGGCACCCGGATCGGTTCGCTGGACCACGAGACGATCGCCACCAACCCCCTGGAGTGGGCCGACGACAAGTTCACCCAGTACATCGAGGATCGGCGGCGCGAGCCGCGCGACGACGTGCTGACCGCGATCGCCACGGCGAAGTACCCGGACGGCTCGACGCCGGAGGTGATCGACGTGGTCCGCACCGCCACCTTCCTGTTCGCCGCCGGGCAGGAGACCACCGCCAAACTGCTCGGCGCAGCGCTGCAGATCCTCGGCGACCGGCCCGACATCCAGCAGACCCTGCGCGAGGACCGCAGCCGCATCCCGGTGTTCATCGAGGAGTGTCTGCGGATGGAGAGCCCGGTCAAGACGGTCTTCCGGATGGTGCGCAAGTCGACCACCGTCGGTGACCTCGACGCCCCGGCCGGCACCACGGTCATGGTGGCCCCCGGTGCCGCCAACCGGGACCCGCGCCGGTTCGAGAACCCGCACGAGTTCGACATCGACCGCAAGAACGTGCGTGAGCACCTGGCGTTCAGCCGCGGCATCCACTCCTGCCCCGGCGCGCCGCTGGCCCGGGTCGAGGGCCGGGTGTCCATCGAGCGCCTCCTGGATCGGTTGGCCGACATCGAGATCGACGCCGACAAACACGGCGGACCGGGTGAGCGCAACTACACCTACGAGCCGACGTTCATCCTGCGTGGGCTGACGGAACTGAACATCACGTTCAAGCCGATCGGCTGA